The following proteins come from a genomic window of Tautonia marina:
- a CDS encoding exopolysaccharide transport family protein, with translation MDTADTPRPRYELARLTELPPALRTPLPPVSPTSPVGSGGLPISPRLVLRGLARHWWQALLLWIIGSAALASLVYLKYEPTYRASSQVMVNVDNSNPYSSSRDITNRGLADPRMQTHLQLVNSQRVLSSVINDPDSMIASIDWIRQAENPEAVLNDVITVTPGKGSALLFEVAAETPGKDEATTIVNAVVDAFLDLDDDLANARVQGAIANMEDYRNKLVDEVERLENEVKELAKESDLPSILRNFKDTTTLTDVDPDSQDQGESDGKITVEVSEFKRLHQELLNLEYAEIEARSELEAVRRQAATANPRSRIEDRVEQAFLANETVRALRDALRDLDVQYDEARRRIRNPGDPALNRLQADRQRLIERYNQLWDDLEPTLRAQLSMDENDPTVLVRQAEQQLNNLLLQRDLIQKKLDRVKHEEQSQGVKALEMNFLLTELSQQRKMQETVDRRLEALKFDSDDSLPLQNLEGLGLRVTKTFTVISKASKAELQVNKRDKFMAVTPLAMLGLVLGLVTLVEMRGGRVSGPDDLSGRFGADVFSVPPLPTVRSNAQGSLEAPGRDPKFEQFVQQLDHVRVALCGEGGHDGRGRCVLITSAVGGEGKTTLAAQLAVRCAEAGASTVLIDADLRRATLGRLFEVPDCPGLSDVLRGDATLEDALVPINQVGGCQLLPAGSPEANPNRILRGKNFAPMLERLRRTFDVVIIDTSPVLPVPDALILGRLADGAVIATRHDQSRFPAVERANNLLTGAGIPVLGVVVNGARPSGSRVTGGDYYAAYTSRSDRVPEDSGTSPVV, from the coding sequence ATGGATACAGCCGACACGCCTCGCCCTCGTTATGAACTCGCCCGTCTGACCGAGTTGCCTCCGGCCCTGCGCACCCCCTTGCCGCCGGTTTCGCCGACCTCTCCGGTCGGCAGTGGCGGCTTGCCGATCAGCCCCCGGCTTGTCCTCCGAGGCCTGGCCCGGCACTGGTGGCAGGCGCTGTTGCTCTGGATCATCGGCTCGGCCGCATTGGCATCGCTGGTCTATCTGAAATATGAGCCGACCTACCGAGCGTCCAGCCAGGTGATGGTCAATGTCGATAACTCCAACCCGTATTCTTCGAGTCGGGACATTACGAACCGCGGTCTTGCCGATCCCCGAATGCAGACTCACCTGCAACTGGTCAATAGCCAAAGAGTCCTGTCCAGCGTTATTAATGACCCCGACAGTATGATCGCGTCGATTGACTGGATTCGCCAGGCGGAGAACCCCGAAGCCGTTTTGAATGACGTGATCACCGTCACTCCGGGCAAAGGCTCCGCGTTGCTGTTCGAAGTTGCTGCCGAGACCCCTGGAAAAGACGAAGCGACCACCATTGTCAACGCCGTCGTCGACGCCTTTCTGGATTTGGATGATGATTTGGCCAATGCCCGTGTTCAAGGGGCCATTGCAAACATGGAAGACTATCGAAATAAGCTGGTCGACGAGGTCGAACGCCTGGAAAACGAAGTAAAGGAACTGGCCAAGGAATCGGACCTTCCCTCGATTTTGCGCAATTTCAAGGACACCACCACCCTGACCGACGTTGACCCTGATTCCCAGGACCAGGGCGAATCGGACGGCAAGATCACCGTGGAGGTCAGTGAATTCAAGCGACTCCATCAGGAACTGCTCAATCTGGAATACGCCGAGATCGAAGCACGTTCCGAACTGGAAGCCGTTCGACGCCAGGCGGCAACGGCGAACCCCCGATCCCGGATCGAAGACCGCGTGGAACAGGCGTTCCTGGCCAACGAGACCGTTCGAGCGTTGCGAGACGCCCTCCGAGACCTCGATGTTCAGTACGATGAGGCCCGCCGCCGCATCCGCAATCCGGGCGACCCTGCTCTGAACCGTCTGCAAGCCGACCGCCAGCGGCTGATCGAACGTTACAATCAACTTTGGGACGATCTTGAGCCGACCCTCCGCGCCCAGCTCTCCATGGACGAAAACGACCCCACCGTCCTCGTCCGCCAGGCGGAGCAACAACTGAACAACCTGTTGTTGCAGCGCGATCTGATCCAGAAAAAGCTCGACCGCGTGAAGCATGAAGAGCAGAGCCAGGGTGTCAAAGCCCTGGAAATGAACTTCTTACTTACGGAACTGTCTCAGCAGCGCAAGATGCAGGAAACCGTGGATCGTCGGCTCGAGGCGCTGAAGTTCGACTCCGATGACAGTCTTCCCCTCCAGAATCTGGAAGGGCTAGGCTTGCGAGTCACGAAGACCTTCACCGTTATTAGTAAAGCCAGTAAAGCCGAGCTTCAGGTCAACAAGCGAGACAAGTTCATGGCCGTCACGCCCCTGGCGATGCTCGGCCTGGTGCTGGGTCTGGTCACGCTGGTCGAGATGCGAGGCGGACGGGTCAGCGGTCCCGATGACCTCTCCGGCCGGTTCGGCGCCGATGTCTTCTCGGTGCCGCCGTTGCCGACGGTTCGCTCCAACGCTCAGGGCAGCCTGGAAGCCCCTGGACGCGATCCGAAGTTCGAGCAGTTCGTCCAGCAGCTTGACCACGTGCGGGTTGCCCTCTGCGGCGAAGGCGGACACGACGGCCGGGGCCGCTGTGTCTTGATCACCAGCGCCGTCGGCGGCGAAGGCAAGACGACCCTGGCCGCTCAGCTCGCCGTCCGGTGTGCCGAGGCCGGAGCTTCGACCGTCCTGATCGACGCCGACCTCCGCCGGGCGACCCTCGGCCGTCTCTTCGAGGTGCCCGACTGCCCCGGACTCAGCGACGTCCTTCGCGGTGATGCCACGCTCGAAGACGCCCTGGTGCCGATCAACCAGGTCGGCGGCTGCCAGCTCCTGCCCGCCGGATCGCCCGAGGCCAACCCGAACCGCATCCTGCGGGGCAAGAACTTCGCCCCGATGCTCGAACGGCTGCGACGGACCTTCGACGTGGTGATCATCGACACCTCGCCGGTCCTTCCTGTTCCCGACGCCTTGATCCTCGGCCGACTGGCCGACGGGGCCGTCATCGCCACCCGGCACGACCAGAGCCGTTTCCCGGCCGTCGAGCGGGCCAACAACCTGCTGACCGGCGCCGGTATCCCGGTCCTCGGCGTGGTAGTCAACGGCGCCCGGCCCTCCGGCTCTCGCGTCACGGGAGGCG